A genomic window from Synechococcus sp. CBW1107 includes:
- the mazG gene encoding nucleoside triphosphate pyrophosphohydrolase encodes MTGPASRLDPSDQDPTLEALAGLIAVVARLRDPENGCPWDLEQTHASLVPYVLEEAHEVADAIRHGDDLHLAEELGDLLLQVLLHAQIASEAGRFDLTAISRGLHDKLVRRHPHVFSASATASERGVAGDSAAVKVSWEAIKAREASARARSGVSGSTTADAGEPSVSPLSDRLAGKVRGQPALAGAMTISRKAAAAGFEWESIEGVWDKVHEELDELKQAVASGDRAHAQEELGDVLFTLVNVGRWCGLDPEAGLAGTNRRFLDRFSRVEAALGGTLEGQTLSELEALWQQAKAQIRTEAGGRNSSA; translated from the coding sequence GTGACCGGCCCCGCTTCCCGCCTCGATCCCTCCGACCAGGACCCCACCCTGGAGGCCCTTGCCGGGCTGATCGCGGTGGTGGCCCGGCTGCGCGATCCCGAAAACGGGTGCCCATGGGATCTCGAGCAGACCCATGCCTCCCTGGTGCCCTACGTGCTGGAGGAGGCCCATGAGGTGGCCGACGCGATTCGCCATGGAGACGACCTTCATCTGGCGGAGGAGCTGGGCGATCTGCTGTTGCAGGTGCTGCTGCACGCCCAGATCGCCAGCGAGGCGGGCCGCTTCGATCTCACCGCGATCAGCCGTGGCCTTCACGACAAGCTGGTGCGGCGCCATCCCCACGTGTTTTCGGCCTCCGCCACGGCCTCTGAGCGGGGGGTGGCAGGCGACAGCGCCGCGGTGAAGGTCAGCTGGGAGGCCATCAAGGCCCGGGAGGCCAGCGCCAGGGCAAGATCCGGCGTCTCCGGATCCACCACCGCAGACGCGGGGGAACCCTCCGTCAGTCCACTGAGCGATCGCCTGGCCGGCAAGGTTCGGGGCCAGCCCGCCCTGGCCGGGGCCATGACCATCTCGCGCAAGGCCGCTGCCGCCGGCTTCGAGTGGGAGTCGATCGAGGGGGTGTGGGACAAGGTGCACGAGGAGCTCGATGAGCTCAAGCAGGCCGTGGCCAGCGGCGACAGGGCCCATGCCCAGGAGGAGCTGGGGGATGTGCTCTTCACCCTGGTGAACGTGGGCCGCTGGTGTGGCCTGGATCCGGAGGCCGGCCTGGCGGGCACCAACCGTCGCTTCCTGGATCGTTTCTCCCGAGTGGAGGCGGCCCTTGGCGGGACTCTTGAGGGCCAGACCCTCTCTGAGCTGGAGGCCCTCTGGCAGCAGGCCAAGGCGCAGATCCGCACGGAGGCCGGAGGCCGGAACTCCTCGGCGTGA
- the arfB gene encoding alternative ribosome rescue aminoacyl-tRNA hydrolase ArfB: protein MPDLPLNERLVIPATELSWRFSRSSGPGGQGVNTTDSRVELVFDLEATTALPPLLKARALRRLEGRLLDGALVLTASEHRSQWQNRQAALRRLAELLRSAIEPPPPPRRRTKPTRGSVERRLSAKKQRGAIKGQRRSRPPLPDD, encoded by the coding sequence ATGCCTGACCTGCCTCTGAACGAGCGGCTGGTGATTCCGGCGACCGAGCTGAGCTGGCGCTTCTCACGCTCCTCGGGTCCTGGCGGCCAGGGGGTGAACACCACCGATTCACGGGTGGAGCTGGTGTTCGATCTGGAGGCCACCACGGCGCTGCCGCCTCTGCTCAAGGCCCGGGCCCTGCGGCGGCTGGAGGGGCGCCTGCTGGATGGCGCGCTGGTGCTCACGGCGTCGGAGCACCGGTCCCAGTGGCAGAACCGCCAGGCAGCTCTGCGACGGCTGGCGGAGCTGCTGCGCTCCGCCATCGAACCTCCACCACCGCCCCGCCGGCGCACCAAGCCCACCCGGGGTTCGGTGGAGCGGCGCCTGAGTGCCAAGAAGCAACGGGGTGCGATCAAGGGTCAGCGCCGGTCGCGGCCCCCTCTCCCCGACGACTGA
- a CDS encoding carbonic anhydrase: MTLTRREWLQRAGLAAGALALPGLSPARAEAGPLTPELEQSLAACSPHDDPLGSLLRRNGQFSRAWQAAATAGSPQERTAVMNALWQSSCQVDPSAMASGQRPWAALLSCADSRVSPEWIFVSGSGELFDVRCAGNTAFDDGVASLEYAVAELAVPLILVMGHSGCGAVTAALAEAPLTPLLEHLVTPIRAALEPGDDLSLAIRHNACHSARELSRRSALLREAVSAGRLRIQPAWFDIASGTVALL; this comes from the coding sequence ATGACCCTGACCCGACGGGAGTGGCTGCAGCGCGCAGGCCTGGCCGCCGGCGCGCTGGCCCTGCCCGGGCTGAGCCCGGCCCGGGCGGAGGCCGGCCCGCTCACCCCTGAACTGGAGCAGAGCCTGGCGGCCTGCTCGCCCCACGACGATCCGCTCGGCAGCCTGCTGCGCCGCAATGGCCAGTTCAGCCGTGCCTGGCAGGCTGCCGCCACGGCCGGCAGCCCCCAGGAGCGCACCGCGGTGATGAACGCCCTCTGGCAGAGCAGCTGTCAGGTGGACCCCAGCGCCATGGCCAGCGGCCAGCGGCCCTGGGCGGCCCTGCTGAGCTGCGCTGATTCCCGGGTCTCTCCGGAGTGGATCTTCGTGTCGGGATCCGGCGAGCTGTTCGATGTGCGCTGCGCGGGCAACACCGCCTTCGACGACGGCGTCGCCTCGCTGGAGTACGCGGTGGCGGAACTGGCGGTGCCGCTGATCCTGGTGATGGGCCACAGCGGGTGCGGCGCCGTCACTGCCGCCCTGGCCGAGGCACCGCTCACCCCCCTGCTGGAGCACCTGGTCACACCGATCCGGGCGGCGCTGGAGCCGGGCGACGACCTCAGCCTGGCGATCCGCCACAACGCCTGCCACTCCGCCCGGGAGCTGAGCCGTCGCAGCGCCCTGCTGCGGGAGGCGGTGAGCGCCGGGCGGCTGAGGATCCAGCCCGCCTGGTTCGACATCGCCAGCGGCACGGTGGCGCTGCTGTGA
- the speE gene encoding polyamine aminopropyltransferase produces MDPTAGWVDEIHQGVRYGLEAQVLLEQSSPYQRITIIESRRYGKGLLLDGCWMTAEGQERHYHEPLVHPALCAAANLERVLVIGGGDGGTARECLRHPGVQHLDLVEIDGLVVECARRYLPSLGGGCWDDPRFQLTVGDGIAWVSAAPAASYDVVIVDGSDPAGPAEGLFNRAFFQQCRRLLRSGGVFATQSESPEAFREVHLATVRLLRDVFGHADPLYGWVPMYPSGWWSWTFAAVDGRRYLEPRPERAAAVADGCEIWSPRWQRGAFDAIPAGIERALDHPQA; encoded by the coding sequence ATGGATCCAACCGCTGGCTGGGTGGATGAAATTCACCAGGGCGTGCGCTACGGCCTGGAAGCCCAGGTGCTGCTGGAGCAGTCCAGCCCCTACCAGCGGATCACGATCATCGAGAGCCGGCGCTACGGCAAAGGGCTGCTGCTCGATGGCTGCTGGATGACGGCCGAGGGCCAGGAACGTCACTACCACGAACCGCTGGTGCATCCGGCCCTGTGTGCCGCCGCCAACCTCGAGCGGGTGCTGGTGATCGGCGGCGGCGACGGTGGCACGGCCCGGGAGTGCCTGCGCCACCCCGGCGTGCAGCACCTCGATCTGGTGGAGATCGATGGACTGGTGGTGGAGTGCGCCCGGCGCTACCTGCCCTCCCTCGGTGGAGGCTGCTGGGACGACCCACGCTTTCAGCTCACCGTGGGGGATGGCATCGCCTGGGTGTCGGCGGCCCCCGCCGCCAGTTACGACGTGGTGATCGTGGACGGCTCCGACCCCGCAGGCCCAGCTGAGGGCCTGTTCAACCGGGCCTTCTTCCAGCAGTGCCGCCGCCTGCTGCGGTCCGGAGGTGTGTTTGCCACCCAGAGCGAATCCCCCGAGGCCTTTCGTGAGGTGCACCTGGCCACCGTGCGGCTGCTGCGGGACGTGTTCGGCCACGCCGATCCCCTCTATGGCTGGGTGCCGATGTACCCCAGCGGCTGGTGGAGCTGGACCTTCGCGGCCGTCGACGGCCGCCGCTATCTGGAGCCCAGGCCCGAGCGGGCCGCGGCGGTGGCGGATGGCTGTGAGATCTGGTCGCCCCGCTGGCAGCGCGGTGCCTTCGACGCCATTCCCGCCGGCATCGAGCGGGCCCTTGACCACCCCCAGGCCTGA
- the speB gene encoding agmatinase, whose translation MAVSAALDRFESDLFDRDGAIFMGSRRDPEGCRVGLFGVPYDGTTSFRPGTRFGPAAIREVSSGLETYDPQLNLDLDDLAFADLGALAIPFGAPEPVVAAVGEATSAVLELGLRPLMLGGEHSISSGAVAAVAARHPDLALVQLDAHADLRQSWLGAHHSHACAMRRCLEVLPSGDLLQVAIRSGTREEFEELRRSGRLVGQGPGLSLQPERLQAELAVALAPLRGRPIYLTVDLDWFDPAVLPGTGTPEPGGYHWGHFAGLLEELRHHRLVAADVVELAPGLDPSGVSAVLAAKVTRSLLLLLGQAQ comes from the coding sequence ATGGCTGTGTCCGCTGCGCTGGATCGTTTCGAGTCCGACCTGTTCGATCGCGACGGCGCCATCTTCATGGGATCACGACGTGACCCCGAGGGTTGCCGGGTGGGCCTCTTCGGGGTGCCCTACGACGGCACCACCTCCTTCAGGCCGGGCACCCGCTTCGGGCCGGCGGCGATCCGGGAGGTGAGCAGCGGGCTGGAAACCTATGACCCCCAGTTGAATCTCGATCTCGACGACCTCGCCTTCGCCGACCTGGGGGCGCTGGCCATTCCCTTCGGCGCGCCCGAGCCTGTGGTGGCTGCTGTCGGCGAGGCCACCAGCGCGGTGCTGGAGCTGGGGCTGCGGCCGCTGATGCTCGGCGGTGAGCACTCGATCAGCAGCGGCGCCGTGGCCGCCGTGGCCGCCCGCCATCCCGACCTGGCCCTGGTGCAGCTCGATGCTCACGCCGATCTGCGCCAGAGCTGGCTGGGCGCCCACCACAGCCATGCCTGTGCCATGCGTCGCTGCCTGGAGGTGCTCCCCTCCGGCGATCTGCTGCAGGTGGCGATCCGCAGCGGCACCCGCGAGGAGTTCGAGGAGCTGCGCCGCAGTGGCCGGCTGGTGGGGCAGGGCCCGGGCCTGTCGCTGCAGCCCGAGCGGCTTCAGGCGGAGCTGGCGGTGGCTCTCGCACCCCTGCGGGGCCGGCCGATCTACCTGACCGTTGACCTCGACTGGTTCGATCCGGCCGTCCTGCCCGGTACGGGCACCCCGGAGCCCGGGGGCTACCACTGGGGCCACTTCGCGGGGCTGCTGGAGGAACTGCGCCACCACCGGCTGGTGGCGGCCGATGTGGTGGAACTGGCCCCCGGCCTGGATCCCAGTGGCGTGAGCGCGGTGCTGGCGGCGAAGGTGACCCGCAGCCTGCTGCTGCTGCTCGGCCAGGCTCAGTAG
- a CDS encoding cyclic nucleotide-binding domain-containing protein, whose product MASQVDGETLTLPTGSHVFHQGDLARAIYGVRKGIVELIDPSRNRLCYRHGELFSYEDIAWRGGYFRNEAIARTPVELVKLERLNFLNLLHNHPTLAVVLIGQQHERLREQRSSGSYSY is encoded by the coding sequence ATGGCGTCCCAGGTGGACGGTGAAACCCTCACCCTGCCCACCGGCTCCCATGTCTTTCACCAAGGTGATCTCGCCCGTGCCATCTACGGAGTCCGCAAGGGCATCGTCGAACTGATCGACCCCTCGAGAAATCGCCTCTGCTACCGCCACGGCGAGCTGTTCAGCTACGAAGACATCGCCTGGCGCGGCGGCTACTTCCGCAACGAGGCCATCGCCCGCACCCCGGTGGAACTGGTGAAGCTGGAGCGATTGAACTTCCTCAACCTGCTGCACAACCACCCCACGCTGGCGGTGGTGCTGATCGGGCAGCAGCATGAACGGCTGCGGGAGCAACGGTCCAGCGGCTCCTACTCCTACTGA
- the gcvT gene encoding glycine cleavage system aminomethyltransferase GcvT codes for MADSLKRTPLHGACRDAGARLVPFEGWEMPVQFQGLVQEHRAVRQACGVFDISHMGVLRLRGDGAKDALQALVPSDLFRIGPGEATYTVLLNEAGGIRDDLIVYDLGRPEDNEGPADEVLLIINAGCAEADTAWLRSQLEPAGLLISDRKADGVLLALQGPEAIARLEALAAADLGGLPRFGHRSIQLAGTAAAEAAGATAFVARTGYTGEDGVELLLDRNAGVALWTQLLAEGVTPCGLGARDTLRLEAAMHLYGSDMDSGTTPLEASLGWLVHLEMPAAFIGREALERQSAEGVNRRLVGLKLQGRAIARHGYPVLHAGQVVGEVTSGTWSPTLGEAIALAYVPADAARVGTELAVEIRGKAEPAVVVRRPFYRRA; via the coding sequence ATGGCGGACTCCCTGAAGCGAACGCCTCTCCATGGGGCCTGCCGCGATGCCGGCGCCCGTCTGGTGCCCTTCGAGGGCTGGGAGATGCCTGTGCAGTTCCAGGGCCTTGTGCAGGAACACAGGGCGGTGCGTCAGGCCTGCGGTGTCTTCGACATCTCCCACATGGGCGTGCTGCGCCTGCGCGGTGATGGCGCCAAGGACGCCCTGCAGGCCCTGGTGCCCAGCGACCTGTTCCGGATCGGCCCTGGTGAAGCCACCTACACCGTGTTGCTCAACGAGGCCGGCGGCATCCGCGACGACCTGATCGTCTACGACCTGGGCCGGCCTGAAGACAACGAGGGCCCAGCCGATGAAGTGCTGCTGATCATCAACGCCGGCTGCGCCGAGGCCGACACCGCCTGGCTGCGCAGCCAGCTGGAGCCCGCTGGTCTGCTGATCAGCGACCGCAAGGCCGATGGGGTGCTGCTGGCCCTGCAGGGCCCCGAGGCGATCGCCCGGCTGGAGGCTCTGGCGGCCGCCGACCTGGGCGGCCTGCCCCGCTTCGGTCACCGCAGCATCCAGCTGGCTGGCACCGCGGCGGCTGAAGCCGCCGGCGCCACCGCCTTCGTGGCCCGCACCGGCTACACCGGCGAAGACGGGGTGGAGCTGCTGCTGGATCGCAACGCCGGCGTCGCCCTCTGGACCCAGCTGCTGGCGGAGGGGGTGACCCCCTGCGGTCTCGGCGCCCGTGACACCCTGCGCCTGGAGGCGGCCATGCACCTCTACGGCAGCGACATGGACAGCGGCACCACCCCGTTGGAGGCCTCCCTGGGCTGGCTGGTGCACCTGGAGATGCCGGCGGCCTTCATCGGCCGCGAAGCGCTGGAGCGCCAGAGCGCTGAGGGGGTGAACCGGCGCCTGGTGGGCCTGAAGCTGCAGGGCCGGGCGATCGCGCGCCATGGCTATCCGGTGCTGCACGCTGGCCAGGTGGTGGGGGAGGTCACCAGCGGCACCTGGTCACCCACCCTGGGGGAGGCGATCGCCCTGGCCTACGTGCCGGCCGACGCCGCCCGGGTGGGCACGGAACTGGCGGTGGAGATCCGCGGCAAGGCGGAGCCCGCCGTGGTGGTCAGGCGGCCCTTCTACCGGCGCGCCTGA
- the aspS gene encoding aspartate--tRNA ligase, translating into MRSHGCGDLRSSSVDQVVELSGWVDRRRDHGGVIFVDLRDRSGTVQITVDPDLGPEAFAVAEHLRNETVVQVQGRVRLRPQESLNTRLATGEVEVLASRLTVLNAVRRPLPFPVSVHDEENTREELRLRHRYLDLRRERMNGNLRLRARAIQTARRFLEEQGFIEVETPVLTRSTPEGARDYLVPSRVCGGEWFALPQSPQLFKQLLMVGGIERYYQVARCFRDEDLRADRQPEFTQLDIEMSFMDQEQILELNEALIATIWQTVKGVELPRPFPRLTWHEAMERYGTDRPDTRYGMELSDVSDLVAGMGFKVFSGAVAAGGSVKCIAVPGGNEALSNVRIKPGGDVFSEAQAAGAGGLAFIRVREGGEIDTIGAIKDNLSAGTRAELLERTGAEPGTLLLFGAGDTATVNKALDRVRQFLARELGMVKPDRENDSWNFLWVVDFPMFEFNEGENRLEALHHPFCAPNTDDLGADPAQWATTLPTARAQAYDLVLNGLELGGGSLRIHDSELQRQVLQTIGLPLEEAERQFGFLMEALDLGAPPHGGLAFGVDRIVMLLAGEESIRDTIAFPKTQQARCLLTKAPAGVAPQQLDDLHVASTWVEPE; encoded by the coding sequence ATGCGCAGCCACGGATGCGGCGATCTGCGCAGCAGCAGCGTCGATCAGGTCGTTGAGCTGAGCGGTTGGGTCGACCGTCGCCGCGACCACGGCGGGGTGATCTTCGTGGATCTGCGCGACCGCAGCGGCACCGTCCAGATCACCGTCGATCCCGACCTGGGGCCCGAGGCGTTCGCGGTGGCCGAACACCTCCGCAATGAAACGGTGGTCCAGGTGCAGGGCCGGGTGCGGCTGCGGCCCCAGGAGTCGCTCAACACCCGCCTGGCCACCGGTGAGGTGGAGGTGCTCGCCAGCCGGCTGACGGTGCTCAATGCCGTGCGCAGGCCCCTGCCCTTCCCCGTGTCGGTGCACGACGAGGAGAACACCCGCGAAGAGCTGCGGCTGCGACACCGCTACCTGGACCTGCGCCGCGAGCGCATGAACGGCAACCTGCGCCTGCGGGCCCGCGCGATCCAGACCGCCCGTCGCTTCCTGGAGGAGCAGGGCTTCATCGAGGTGGAAACCCCGGTGCTCACCCGCTCCACCCCCGAGGGGGCCCGCGACTACCTGGTGCCGTCGCGGGTGTGCGGCGGCGAGTGGTTCGCCCTGCCCCAGTCGCCCCAGCTGTTCAAGCAGCTGCTGATGGTGGGCGGCATCGAGCGTTACTACCAGGTGGCCCGCTGCTTCCGCGACGAGGACCTCAGGGCCGACCGTCAGCCGGAGTTCACCCAGCTGGACATCGAGATGAGCTTCATGGACCAGGAGCAGATCCTGGAGCTCAACGAGGCCCTGATCGCCACCATCTGGCAAACGGTGAAGGGGGTGGAACTGCCGCGCCCCTTCCCGCGCCTCACCTGGCACGAGGCCATGGAGCGCTACGGCACCGACCGGCCCGACACCCGCTACGGCATGGAGCTCAGCGATGTCAGCGACCTGGTGGCCGGCATGGGTTTCAAGGTGTTCTCGGGCGCCGTGGCGGCCGGCGGCTCGGTGAAGTGCATCGCCGTGCCCGGCGGCAATGAGGCCCTCTCCAACGTGCGCATCAAGCCCGGTGGGGATGTGTTCAGCGAGGCCCAGGCCGCCGGAGCCGGAGGACTGGCCTTCATCCGCGTGCGCGAGGGCGGCGAGATCGACACCATCGGTGCCATCAAGGACAACCTCAGTGCCGGGACCAGGGCCGAGCTGCTGGAACGCACAGGCGCGGAGCCCGGCACGCTGCTGCTGTTCGGCGCCGGGGACACCGCCACGGTCAACAAGGCCCTCGACCGGGTGCGTCAGTTCCTGGCCCGCGAACTGGGAATGGTCAAACCCGACCGGGAGAACGACAGCTGGAACTTCCTCTGGGTGGTGGATTTTCCGATGTTCGAGTTCAACGAGGGCGAGAACCGGCTCGAGGCACTGCACCACCCCTTCTGCGCCCCCAACACCGACGACCTCGGGGCCGATCCGGCCCAGTGGGCCACCACCCTGCCCACGGCCCGCGCCCAGGCCTACGACCTTGTGCTCAACGGCCTGGAGCTGGGTGGCGGTTCCCTGCGCATCCACGATTCGGAGCTGCAGCGCCAGGTGCTGCAGACCATCGGCCTGCCCCTGGAGGAGGCCGAGCGCCAGTTCGGTTTCCTGATGGAGGCCCTCGACCTGGGAGCCCCGCCCCACGGCGGCCTGGCCTTCGGGGTGGACCGGATCGTGATGCTGCTGGCCGGCGAGGAGTCGATCCGCGACACGATCGCCTTCCCGAAAACCCAGCAGGCCCGCTGCCTGCTCACCAAGGCCCCCGCCGGCGTCGCCCCCCAGCAACTGGACGACCTGCACGTGGCCAGCACCTGGGTCGAGCCCGAGTGA